In a genomic window of Deltaproteobacteria bacterium:
- a CDS encoding M23 family metallopeptidase, translated as MRSESNFKLMVIGAMALALVVAAAWFLGRRLEGGEPSVTIESPVKFVGRNFVIKGRAVEKGMGLKSLKVSMVSADGRSSELLSETWATPGFGKRGQMAERSFAVAVTPVSLGFSEGAATITVVATDHSYRGWGSGNKAVVTLPVTIDTASPVVSVLTNAHYVNQGGVGFVIYRVSEKAKESGVRVGDNFFAGYPGLFAHDDKIYGCFFALAFNQGPDTTMMLEAMDEAGNRSAAGFPYRIRPKRFRSDSMNISEKFLAGIFPKFPDVKPGSGVESTPLNRFLAINRDLRNSNYRELAALGAKSAPKILWEGVFGRMANAAPMAQFADHRAYVLDGKVADEQDHLGADLASLSMSPVAASNAGKVVMAKDLGIYGLTVAIDHGFGLVTHYSHLSRIDVKVGDVVKKDQIIAASGATGLAGGDHLHYGFLVGNTFVNPIEWWDAHWIKDNVTSKIASVAAATGGTGGK; from the coding sequence GTGAGGAGCGAATCGAATTTCAAGCTCATGGTGATAGGGGCGATGGCGCTGGCACTGGTCGTGGCGGCGGCATGGTTTCTGGGACGCCGCCTGGAAGGCGGCGAGCCTTCGGTCACCATTGAAAGCCCGGTAAAATTCGTGGGGCGCAACTTCGTCATCAAGGGCCGCGCAGTCGAAAAGGGCATGGGACTGAAAAGCCTTAAAGTTTCAATGGTATCCGCAGACGGCAGGTCCAGCGAGCTTCTGTCCGAAACCTGGGCAACGCCCGGCTTCGGCAAAAGGGGGCAGATGGCCGAAAGGAGCTTCGCCGTCGCGGTGACGCCGGTTTCCCTGGGCTTTTCGGAGGGCGCGGCCACCATAACGGTTGTTGCCACCGATCACTCCTACAGGGGCTGGGGCAGCGGCAACAAGGCCGTGGTAACGCTTCCGGTCACCATCGACACCGCTTCCCCCGTGGTTTCCGTTCTCACCAACGCCCATTACGTAAACCAGGGCGGGGTGGGGTTCGTAATCTACAGGGTTTCCGAAAAGGCCAAAGAAAGCGGCGTAAGGGTAGGGGACAATTTTTTCGCAGGCTATCCCGGGCTTTTTGCCCATGACGATAAAATCTACGGATGCTTTTTCGCCCTGGCCTTCAACCAGGGGCCGGACACGACAATGATGCTGGAGGCGATGGACGAGGCCGGTAACAGGTCGGCGGCGGGTTTTCCCTATCGCATACGGCCCAAAAGGTTCCGGTCGGATTCCATGAACATTTCCGAAAAGTTCCTGGCGGGGATTTTTCCCAAGTTTCCCGACGTGAAACCGGGCTCCGGGGTTGAGTCCACGCCCTTGAACCGGTTTCTGGCCATCAACCGGGACCTGAGAAATTCAAATTACCGGGAACTCGCGGCGCTTGGGGCGAAGAGCGCGCCGAAAATACTCTGGGAAGGCGTTTTCGGACGAATGGCCAACGCCGCGCCCATGGCCCAGTTCGCTGACCACAGGGCCTATGTCCTTGACGGGAAGGTGGCCGACGAGCAGGACCACCTTGGGGCCGACCTTGCGTCGCTTTCCATGTCGCCCGTGGCCGCCAGCAATGCTGGAAAGGTGGTGATGGCCAAGGACCTAGGCATCTACGGCCTCACCGTGGCCATAGACCACGGTTTCGGGCTTGTGACCCATTATTCCCATCTTTCGCGTATCGACGTAAAGGTGGGGGATGTTGTAAAAAAGGATCAGATCATCGCGGCTTCGGGCGCGACCGGCCTTGCGGGCGGGGATCATCTTCATTACGGGTTTCTGGTGGGAAACACCTTCGTCAATCCCATCGAATGGTGGGACGCCCACTGGATAAAGGACAACGTCACCTCGAAAATCGCTTCCGTGGCGGCGGCGACAGGCGGTACCGGAGGAAAATAG
- the kdsA gene encoding 3-deoxy-8-phosphooctulonate synthase, with product MEEIKINSLRVGPGSPLLIIAGPCVLEDEQLTLSIAETLAEITSELGFGFVFKASFDKANRSSVSSYRGPGMKKGLEMLALVKEKLKVPVISDIHVPAQAEVAAKVLDVIQIPAFLCRQTDLLVAAGRTGKPVNVKKGQFMSPYEMKNVIDKIASTGNRQILLTERGSFFGYNSLVVDFRSIPAMRSLGFPVVFDATHSVQSPGGGGSCSSGDRTMAPVLARAAVAVGVDALFFEVHPEPEKALCDGPNSLPLGQFRGVLEELAAIRRAVRDVEP from the coding sequence ATGGAAGAAATTAAAATAAACAGCTTGCGGGTGGGCCCCGGCTCACCACTTCTGATCATCGCGGGCCCCTGCGTACTGGAGGATGAGCAGCTTACCCTCTCCATAGCGGAAACCCTGGCGGAAATCACCTCAGAGCTTGGGTTTGGCTTCGTTTTCAAGGCATCCTTCGACAAGGCCAACCGCTCCTCCGTCAGTTCATACAGGGGGCCTGGTATGAAAAAGGGCCTTGAAATGCTCGCCCTTGTGAAGGAAAAGCTTAAGGTCCCCGTGATCTCCGACATCCACGTCCCGGCCCAGGCGGAGGTAGCGGCAAAGGTTCTGGACGTGATCCAGATTCCGGCCTTCCTCTGCCGCCAGACCGACCTTCTTGTGGCCGCAGGGCGCACGGGAAAGCCGGTAAACGTGAAAAAGGGCCAGTTCATGAGCCCCTACGAAATGAAAAACGTTATCGACAAGATCGCCTCCACCGGCAACCGCCAAATTCTTCTCACCGAGCGGGGCAGTTTTTTCGGCTACAACAGCCTGGTGGTGGATTTCAGGAGCATTCCGGCCATGCGCTCCCTTGGCTTTCCCGTGGTCTTCGACGCCACGCACTCGGTGCAGTCGCCGGGCGGCGGCGGGTCCTGCTCGTCGGGCGACCGCACCATGGCCCCGGTGCTGGCCAGAGCCGCCGTGGCGGTGGGCGTTGACGCGTTGTTTTTCGAGGTCCACCCGGAACCCGAAAAGGCCCTGTGCGACGGACCCAACTCCCTGCCCCTGGGCCAATTCCGGGGAGTTTTGGAGGAACTGGCGGCCATTCGGCGGGCAGTGAGGGACGTAGAGCCATGA